In Phycisphaerae bacterium, the following proteins share a genomic window:
- a CDS encoding LOG family protein: MTEKIITIFGTSKAKEGDEVFSLAYEFGKLCAQAGLTIANGGYGGTMLAAAKGAKSAGGKTIGVTCSAFGRKGPNEFITKNIITENLTQRVAKLVEIGDAYAVLPGGTGTLLELAEIWELVNKGFVKPAKPIILINDFWRPLVELMAKEDAGSGKYLMQAGGAENAVKMLKECLK, translated from the coding sequence ATGACTGAAAAAATCATAACAATATTCGGGACGAGTAAGGCCAAAGAAGGCGATGAGGTTTTTAGTCTCGCATACGAATTCGGCAAACTTTGCGCACAGGCCGGTTTGACAATCGCCAACGGCGGATACGGCGGAACAATGCTGGCGGCGGCAAAAGGTGCAAAATCGGCCGGCGGAAAAACAATCGGAGTAACATGCTCAGCATTCGGCAGAAAAGGGCCGAACGAATTCATAACGAAAAATATAATTACCGAAAACCTGACGCAAAGAGTGGCCAAATTAGTCGAAATAGGCGATGCTTACGCGGTTTTGCCGGGGGGAACGGGGACGCTTCTTGAACTGGCGGAAATATGGGAACTGGTAAACAAAGGCTTTGTAAAACCGGCGAAACCTATTATACTTATTAACGATTTCTGGAGGCCATTGGTGGAACTAATGGCAAAGGAAGACGCCGGCAGCGGCAAATACCTGATGCAGGCCGGCGGAGCAGAAAACGCAGTAAAGATGTTAAAGGAATGCCTGAAATGA
- a CDS encoding aconitate hydratase has protein sequence MAKTLTYKIIENHLVDGTLEKNGPIGIKIDQTLTQDATGTTAFLLFESMGVERVKADTAVSYIDHNMSQFGPENHNDHIYLQSVAAKKGVYFSRPGNGICHQVNLERFGKPGATLLGSDSHTPTGGGIGMLAIGAGGLDVAVAMGGGAFYLTCPKVIGVKLLGALSPWVASKDIILKLLSILTTKGNVGCVVEYFGPGVATLTVPQRATVTNMGAELGVTTSVFPADEQTKKFLAAQKREKDYKPLAADEGCQYDRVIEIDLSKLEPMAACSPSPDNIKTIRTLAGTKVNQVIIGSCTNSSFTDLMMVAKTLKGKTIHPAVEFAIAPGSKQVMGMLAANGAMSDIIAAGARILESGCGPCIGQGFSPADGTVSVRTFNRNFAGRTGTKNDNVFLTSPEVAVLAALKGEIVEPSQSGVEYPKIEMPFEFTVDDNMIQKPLAPAEAKKAEVIRGATIVVPEAAKKLPDNLSGKVLLKCGDKITTDHIMPAGAFLKYRSNVPEYSKYVFNCFNEQGKPTFAQRGLELKKKGIGGIVVAAESYGQGSSREHAALCPMYLGVKMIIAKSIERIHKANLINFAVLPAEFENPADYEKISADDELEINNLNDTIKSSDSVLVKDKTAGFEFKCKLNLSARDREILLAGGLLNYTKDLRLKI, from the coding sequence TTGGCAAAAACACTTACTTATAAAATCATCGAAAATCACCTCGTTGACGGTACGCTTGAAAAAAACGGTCCTATCGGCATTAAAATCGACCAGACACTTACGCAGGACGCTACCGGAACAACGGCATTTCTACTGTTCGAATCAATGGGCGTAGAACGCGTAAAGGCTGACACTGCCGTAAGTTATATCGACCATAATATGAGCCAATTCGGGCCTGAAAACCATAACGATCATATATATTTACAGAGCGTGGCAGCGAAAAAAGGCGTATATTTTTCCCGGCCGGGAAATGGAATTTGCCATCAGGTAAATCTCGAACGATTCGGCAAACCCGGCGCAACCCTTCTTGGCAGCGACTCACACACGCCAACCGGCGGCGGAATCGGAATGCTCGCTATCGGAGCGGGCGGACTCGATGTGGCAGTCGCTATGGGAGGCGGAGCATTCTATCTGACTTGTCCGAAAGTAATCGGAGTAAAACTTCTCGGAGCACTTTCGCCATGGGTAGCAAGCAAAGATATAATATTAAAACTGCTCAGTATCCTGACCACAAAAGGAAACGTAGGATGCGTAGTTGAATATTTCGGGCCGGGTGTCGCGACACTGACCGTTCCGCAAAGAGCAACCGTAACAAATATGGGCGCCGAACTCGGCGTAACAACGAGTGTATTTCCAGCCGATGAACAAACGAAAAAATTCCTCGCCGCTCAAAAAAGAGAAAAAGATTATAAGCCTCTGGCCGCTGACGAAGGCTGTCAGTATGACCGTGTAATCGAAATAGATTTATCGAAACTCGAGCCAATGGCTGCGTGTTCACCTTCGCCGGATAATATCAAGACGATAAGAACGCTGGCTGGAACAAAAGTCAACCAGGTCATTATCGGGAGCTGTACAAATTCGAGCTTTACAGATTTGATGATGGTTGCGAAAACGCTCAAAGGCAAAACAATTCATCCGGCAGTAGAGTTCGCAATCGCGCCGGGAAGCAAGCAGGTAATGGGTATGCTGGCGGCAAACGGAGCGATGAGCGATATTATCGCGGCAGGCGCGAGAATACTCGAATCTGGATGCGGGCCTTGTATCGGGCAGGGATTTTCGCCGGCGGACGGGACCGTTTCAGTTCGAACATTCAATAGAAACTTCGCAGGCAGAACGGGAACCAAAAACGATAACGTATTTCTGACAAGTCCGGAAGTCGCTGTGCTTGCTGCGCTGAAAGGCGAAATAGTCGAGCCGAGTCAAAGCGGAGTCGAATATCCGAAAATCGAGATGCCGTTCGAGTTCACGGTCGATGATAATATGATTCAAAAACCGCTTGCGCCTGCCGAGGCTAAAAAAGCGGAAGTAATACGAGGCGCGACAATCGTTGTTCCGGAAGCGGCTAAAAAACTGCCAGATAATCTCAGCGGCAAAGTTCTGCTCAAATGCGGCGATAAAATCACCACCGACCATATTATGCCGGCGGGAGCATTTTTGAAATACCGCTCGAACGTGCCGGAATATTCCAAGTATGTCTTCAACTGTTTTAACGAACAGGGCAAACCAACGTTTGCGCAGCGGGGACTTGAGCTAAAGAAAAAGGGAATCGGCGGAATAGTAGTCGCGGCCGAAAGCTACGGGCAGGGTTCATCACGCGAGCACGCAGCGCTTTGCCCGATGTACCTGGGCGTTAAAATGATAATCGCAAAGAGTATCGAGAGAATTCATAAGGCCAATTTGATTAACTTCGCGGTTCTGCCTGCCGAATTCGAGAACCCGGCGGACTACGAAAAAATCAGCGCAGACGATGAGCTTGAAATAAATAATCTTAATGACACGATAAAGTCGTCCGATTCGGTTCTCGTCAAAGACAAAACGGCAGGGTTTGAGTTCAAATGTAAACTGAATCTTTCGGCAAGAGACAGAGAAATTTTGCTGGCGGGAGGATTGCTGAACTATACGAAAGATTTAAGATTGAAAATTTAA
- the rpiB gene encoding ribose 5-phosphate isomerase B gives MKVAVANDHRGLEAKEQIKAIVTELGHECIDLGTNAEGPVDYPDLAYAAASAVSRKEVNMAILVCGTGIGMSIAANKVHGVRAALCYDELNARISRQHNNSNVLCLSGDLIGSQALRKIVEVWLATEFADGRHQRRVDKITAIEEGLDPKTVKNHSK, from the coding sequence ATGAAAGTAGCTGTTGCGAACGACCATAGAGGGCTTGAGGCTAAGGAGCAGATAAAGGCTATTGTTACTGAACTGGGTCATGAGTGTATTGACCTGGGTACGAATGCGGAAGGTCCGGTCGATTATCCTGACCTCGCATATGCCGCGGCATCGGCCGTATCAAGGAAGGAAGTTAATATGGCAATCCTCGTCTGTGGGACGGGTATTGGAATGTCTATAGCGGCGAATAAGGTTCATGGAGTAAGGGCGGCGCTGTGCTATGATGAACTCAACGCCCGCATAAGCAGACAGCATAACAATTCAAATGTTCTGTGCCTGAGCGGAGACCTGATAGGCTCACAGGCACTTCGAAAAATCGTCGAAGTGTGGCTGGCGACCGAATTTGCCGACGGCAGACATCAAAGAAGAGTCGATAAAATCACGGCCATCGAAGAAGGCCTTGACCCAAAAACTGTCAAAAACCACAGTAAATAA
- a CDS encoding L-threonylcarbamoyladenylate synthase, with translation MKTTILKINDPVKDTDKLKKAAYCIDAGGLVVFPTETVYGIACKADKASLARLDEVKKRDTDKRYTLHIGDNNKLPDFVPTLTLPAKKLVANAWPGPLTIIFELNKKDIAKLEKHLGRETIGLLYKDNTIGVRCPDEPTACKLLNLCEFPVVAPSANTSGKEPAINAAQAIEQLDGLVDMILDTGHCKYKKSSTVVKISHAGWQILRAGAYSEKQIQKMLTVNIVFVCTGNTCRSPMAEGFARKVLAEKLGCKVDQLAQMGYKVASAGSVAINGIDASDESIRFCKSKGVDIARHKSRRITTEMIKDADYIFTMSAGHENDIIQLCPDARRKCMLLSDSGNINDPIGGGFDAYKICGGAIEKAVNKRISELLK, from the coding sequence ATGAAAACTACAATTCTGAAAATAAACGACCCTGTAAAGGACACAGACAAACTGAAAAAAGCCGCCTATTGTATCGATGCCGGCGGACTGGTGGTTTTTCCAACTGAAACAGTCTATGGCATCGCCTGTAAGGCCGACAAGGCAAGTCTTGCCAGACTCGACGAAGTTAAAAAAAGAGATACCGACAAAAGATATACTCTGCATATTGGCGACAACAACAAACTGCCGGATTTTGTACCAACTCTGACTCTGCCGGCAAAAAAACTTGTCGCAAATGCCTGGCCCGGCCCGCTTACGATTATTTTTGAACTAAACAAAAAAGACATTGCCAAACTCGAAAAACATCTTGGTCGTGAAACCATTGGTCTTCTCTATAAGGACAATACCATCGGCGTTCGTTGTCCCGATGAACCGACCGCCTGTAAGTTATTGAATCTTTGCGAATTTCCTGTTGTTGCCCCGAGCGCAAATACTTCCGGCAAAGAGCCGGCGATAAATGCCGCTCAGGCAATTGAACAACTCGATGGCCTTGTCGATATGATTCTCGATACGGGCCACTGCAAATACAAAAAAAGCAGTACGGTTGTAAAAATTTCTCACGCCGGTTGGCAGATACTTCGGGCCGGCGCATATTCGGAAAAGCAAATTCAGAAAATGCTCACTGTAAACATCGTTTTTGTATGTACAGGCAACACCTGCCGAAGCCCAATGGCCGAGGGTTTCGCAAGGAAAGTTCTTGCCGAAAAACTTGGATGTAAGGTTGACCAATTGGCTCAAATGGGTTATAAGGTAGCATCTGCCGGCAGTGTGGCCATAAACGGCATAGACGCAAGTGATGAATCTATAAGGTTTTGCAAATCAAAAGGCGTCGATATCGCCCGCCATAAAAGCCGACGAATTACTACTGAAATGATTAAAGACGCTGATTATATTTTTACGATGTCAGCGGGCCATGAAAATGATATAATTCAGCTTTGCCCGGATGCCCGGCGAAAGTGTATGCTGCTTAGTGATAGTGGCAATATAAATGACCCCATCGGTGGAGGTTTTGATGCGTATAAAATCTGCGGTGGGGCGATAGAAAAAGCAGTTAATAAAAGGATAAGTGAGCTGTTGAAATGA
- a CDS encoding MjaI family restriction endonuclease, whose translation MPKEWILNGANMRWGLTRKTKVGPVAEHIRKCAPKAVEDWEKYYYSKVYSREHLEQLGRTLFIKVTEICQAEIESITEQDCINFLINLVISRTFDGYISEIQTIYGRLEKELGMKILPAPDEWDRGYNVDFYIDVNGKYIGLQIKPAGYAYITQIINELEIQKSTHEKFTKKYGGKVFYIISITEGKNKIIHNPEIIPEIQQEIKRLSSK comes from the coding sequence ATGCCTAAAGAATGGATACTAAACGGCGCAAATATGCGATGGGGACTTACGCGTAAGACTAAAGTAGGTCCAGTGGCAGAGCATATAAGAAAATGTGCCCCAAAGGCCGTAGAAGATTGGGAGAAATATTATTATTCTAAGGTTTATTCTCGGGAACATTTAGAGCAGCTTGGCAGGACACTGTTTATAAAGGTGACAGAAATTTGTCAGGCTGAGATAGAAAGTATTACCGAACAGGATTGTATTAACTTTTTAATCAACCTTGTAATTTCGAGAACGTTCGATGGCTACATATCCGAAATTCAAACTATTTATGGTCGTCTTGAAAAAGAGTTAGGAATGAAAATACTCCCTGCGCCCGATGAATGGGATAGAGGATATAATGTTGATTTTTATATAGATGTTAACGGTAAATACATAGGTCTTCAGATCAAGCCGGCCGGTTATGCTTATATTACGCAAATTATCAATGAGCTCGAAATCCAAAAAAGTACCCACGAAAAATTCACCAAAAAATATGGGGGTAAAGTTTTTTATATTATCTCGATAACAGAAGGTAAAAATAAAATCATCCACAATCCGGAAATAATCCCTGAGATTCAACAGGAAATAAAAAGATTAAGCAGTAAATGA
- a CDS encoding DNA methyltransferase yields the protein MTKHKIIIGDSRQMTELDDKSIQLIITSPPYWQLKDYGNGGQIGFDDTYENYINNLNLAWNECHRVLEDGCRLCINIGDQFARSVYYGRYKIIPIRTEIIKFCETIGFDYMGAIIWQKVTTCNTTGGATIMGSFPYPRNGIIKIDYEFILIFKKPGTCKTVPKDIKDRSKLTTEEWNQYFVGHWNIPGEKQNGHLAMFPEEIPRRLIKMFSYVGDTILDPFVGSGTTSLAAKNLERNSVGYEINADFIPIIKEKLGLREKGFFDKLNIELAQNREDEINWKEEISKLPYIFKDPIKFDKKIDPRKLQFGSKINGDSKKRQDYYSVKKVISSTELELENGLKIRLIGIKEKAEKKAQAIEFLQSKTKGQKVFMKFGHTKHDNQNNLLCYLYLQNKTFINRHLLKQGFVEVDNSAKQLN from the coding sequence ATGACCAAACATAAAATTATAATCGGCGATTCAAGACAAATGACTGAATTGGATGATAAATCTATTCAGCTTATTATAACTTCGCCTCCTTACTGGCAGCTAAAAGATTACGGAAATGGCGGCCAGATAGGTTTTGATGACACTTACGAAAACTACATAAATAATCTTAACCTTGCATGGAATGAATGCCATAGGGTTCTTGAAGATGGGTGCCGATTATGTATAAATATCGGTGACCAGTTTGCACGTTCGGTTTATTATGGCAGATATAAAATAATTCCCATTCGCACTGAAATCATCAAATTTTGTGAAACAATAGGGTTTGATTATATGGGGGCGATTATCTGGCAAAAAGTTACTACCTGTAACACTACAGGCGGCGCTACAATTATGGGTTCTTTCCCATATCCGCGAAATGGAATTATAAAAATTGATTATGAATTTATTTTGATTTTCAAAAAGCCCGGTACCTGCAAAACAGTGCCAAAGGATATCAAGGACAGATCAAAACTAACCACCGAAGAATGGAACCAGTATTTTGTCGGCCATTGGAATATCCCCGGAGAAAAGCAGAATGGCCATTTAGCAATGTTTCCGGAGGAAATCCCCCGCCGGCTTATTAAAATGTTCAGCTATGTTGGCGATACGATATTAGACCCCTTTGTTGGGAGCGGTACAACATCTCTGGCCGCAAAAAATCTTGAAAGAAATTCAGTTGGCTATGAAATAAATGCAGATTTCATACCTATCATCAAAGAAAAACTTGGTTTAAGGGAAAAAGGATTCTTCGATAAGCTTAATATTGAACTTGCGCAGAATAGGGAAGACGAAATTAACTGGAAAGAGGAAATAAGTAAATTGCCTTATATTTTTAAAGACCCGATAAAATTTGACAAAAAAATTGACCCGCGAAAACTACAGTTTGGTTCTAAAATCAACGGCGACAGCAAAAAAAGACAGGATTATTATTCCGTAAAAAAGGTTATTTCTTCTACCGAACTCGAACTTGAGAATGGCTTGAAAATTCGATTGATTGGCATAAAGGAAAAGGCCGAAAAAAAAGCCCAAGCTATTGAATTTTTACAGTCTAAGACTAAAGGCCAGAAAGTTTTTATGAAATTCGGCCACACTAAACACGACAATCAAAACAACCTGTTGTGTTATTTGTATTTGCAGAATAAAACATTCATTAACCGTCACTTGCTTAAGCAGGGCTTTGTGGAAGTGGATAACAGTGCAAAGCAACTTAACTAA
- a CDS encoding HNH endonuclease signature motif containing protein has protein sequence MSDTEAEIFKIEYPFGTLIVDEDIYYRIVKDASKRPYNKFKPIRGISFYTKLVSCRVGKDKKYTLARLLMGPGENEVVDHINRNRLDNRRCNLRIVSPRQNSLNRTSKNSTGLIGVSITMLRGRKRLNATFKPAGKRQKFSLYDSPSNRIICALVHDKFVIQSGDEEYAPLNFPILKDEPFKSRLLRMDIKEFRENKLEVIAEKLGADIRK, from the coding sequence ATGAGTGATACAGAAGCGGAAATTTTCAAGATAGAATATCCGTTCGGGACTTTAATAGTTGACGAGGATATTTATTACAGGATAGTCAAAGATGCAAGCAAACGGCCTTATAATAAATTCAAACCAATCAGAGGCATAAGCTTTTACACCAAATTGGTAAGCTGCCGAGTGGGAAAGGATAAAAAATATACGCTTGCGCGATTGCTGATGGGGCCGGGGGAAAATGAAGTGGTTGACCATATCAACAGGAACAGGCTGGATAATCGAAGGTGCAATCTGCGAATAGTCAGTCCGAGGCAAAATTCACTTAACAGAACATCCAAGAACAGCACCGGTTTAATTGGAGTCAGTATTACGATGCTTAGAGGGAGAAAACGATTAAACGCCACGTTTAAGCCTGCCGGTAAAAGACAGAAATTCAGTTTGTACGACAGCCCATCCAATCGGATTATTTGCGCTCTTGTTCACGATAAATTTGTAATTCAGTCCGGCGATGAAGAATATGCGCCGCTGAATTTTCCAATTTTAAAAGATGAGCCTTTCAAGAGCAGATTGCTGCGGATGGATATAAAGGAGTTCAGGGAAAATAAACTGGAAGTTATTGCTGAAAAACTGGGGGCGGACATACGAAAATAA
- the gcvT gene encoding glycine cleavage system aminomethyltransferase GcvT gives MDKKTVLFEKHAALAGKGQIVPFAGWMMALWYQSIRAEHEAVRKTAGLFDCTHMAVLKIAGKDAANFLNILTTNDVAMLKPGKAQYSYILNPAGDIIDDVIVYCIAHDNFTMVANASNEQKVKDWIGAVAADLNVCQNSRKFEVKDLKDSSLPEARVDIALQGPASAQCLKNIFGVDVSGMKSLSFITAKAKDLNVIITSTGYTGAKVSYELFVHPDRAGQLWDMILEEGKGLGIVPCGLGSRDSLRIEAGLPLYGHELAGDFNISPFQAGYPWAVKLQKKNFIGKDAIAKKTDFDTEVARLKFDGGKGIRPIRQLDGILSDDGICIGQVLSCAGVGDKQIVLGLIKKEYNVAGKPAGVYYLARNQSHIQQGRKEKVNPGEKLNADIKGQVVERFEKF, from the coding sequence ATGGACAAAAAAACGGTATTGTTTGAAAAACACGCGGCACTTGCCGGTAAAGGTCAGATAGTACCTTTTGCCGGGTGGATGATGGCGCTGTGGTATCAATCCATAAGAGCCGAACACGAGGCGGTTCGAAAAACGGCAGGACTTTTCGACTGTACACATATGGCGGTTCTGAAAATCGCGGGCAAGGACGCGGCCAATTTTTTAAATATTCTCACTACCAACGATGTCGCAATGCTGAAACCGGGCAAGGCTCAGTACTCTTATATCCTAAATCCTGCCGGCGATATAATTGACGATGTGATAGTTTATTGTATCGCTCATGATAATTTTACGATGGTAGCCAACGCGTCCAATGAACAGAAGGTCAAAGACTGGATAGGAGCTGTAGCGGCAGACCTCAATGTCTGTCAGAACAGCCGGAAATTCGAAGTCAAAGACCTCAAGGATTCATCTTTGCCGGAAGCAAGAGTTGATATCGCGCTGCAGGGGCCGGCGTCTGCTCAATGTCTGAAAAATATTTTTGGCGTCGATGTAAGCGGTATGAAATCTTTGTCGTTTATCACTGCAAAAGCAAAAGACCTCAACGTAATTATAACTTCGACAGGTTACACGGGCGCAAAAGTCAGTTATGAACTTTTTGTTCATCCGGACAGAGCCGGGCAGCTATGGGATATGATACTCGAAGAAGGAAAAGGTCTCGGTATAGTTCCCTGCGGGCTGGGATCGAGAGACAGTTTGCGAATTGAGGCGGGTCTGCCTTTATACGGTCATGAGCTTGCGGGCGATTTTAATATTTCGCCGTTTCAGGCAGGTTATCCATGGGCGGTGAAACTGCAAAAGAAAAACTTTATCGGCAAAGATGCGATTGCGAAAAAAACAGATTTCGATACGGAAGTTGCGAGACTGAAATTCGATGGGGGCAAAGGAATAAGGCCTATAAGGCAATTAGACGGCATTTTAAGTGATGACGGGATTTGTATTGGTCAGGTTTTAAGCTGTGCCGGTGTCGGCGATAAACAAATTGTCCTTGGGCTGATTAAAAAAGAGTATAATGTTGCAGGCAAACCTGCCGGGGTTTATTACCTTGCCAGAAATCAAAGTCATATTCAGCAGGGCAGAAAAGAAAAAGTGAATCCCGGCGAAAAATTAAACGCCGATATCAAAGGACAGGTAGTCGAAAGATTCGAAAAATTTTAG
- the gcvH gene encoding glycine cleavage system protein GcvH, translated as MAPENLFYTKDHEWAEINGDVATIGITDYAQHSLGEITFVELPAIKKQVKAHDVLAVVESSKAASDVYSPLAGEVVQVNDELSSKPELINQDCFKTGWICKLKVSKPDTKNLMNASQYEEYLKTI; from the coding sequence ATGGCACCGGAAAATCTTTTTTATACAAAAGACCATGAATGGGCGGAAATTAACGGCGATGTCGCAACGATAGGCATAACCGATTATGCGCAGCACTCGCTCGGCGAAATTACATTTGTCGAGCTGCCCGCCATAAAAAAACAGGTTAAGGCTCACGATGTTTTGGCGGTGGTGGAAAGTTCCAAGGCGGCAAGCGATGTTTATAGTCCGCTTGCAGGTGAAGTTGTGCAGGTTAATGACGAGCTTTCATCGAAGCCGGAACTTATAAATCAGGATTGCTTCAAGACAGGCTGGATTTGCAAACTCAAAGTTTCAAAGCCTGACACAAAGAATCTTATGAACGCGTCGCAATATGAAGAATATCTTAAAACTATTTAA
- the gcvPA gene encoding aminomethyl-transferring glycine dehydrogenase subunit GcvPA, translated as MPFIANTPQQQKQMLKEIGLSMSAGGCLTADGLFADIPKEFLAKEFKLPEGMSEFDVRNRLAELAGKNHINLTCFLGGGFYDHFIPAAVYSIIGRSEFYTAYTPYQPEISQGTLQAIFEYQSVICRLTEMQAANASLYDGGTALYEAVMMALRITGRNKIIIDDSVNPIYRVMIHSYTKNLSIDLDETKNDEGLINRKELLNRLDDNTAAVIVQNPNFFGCVDDFTDMAEAAHKKGALLIVSCYPISLGILKTPGAMGADIVTGEGQSLGLPMSFGGPYLGFMATKKDYVRKMPGRIVGRTKDNKDRTGFVLTLQAREQHIRRDKATSNICSNEALCALTALVYMSLLGKEGLKETAQLCADKASYAWQKLTAIKGVKPRFGAKWFFNEFVLDLPANAADVAGKLIEKGFAAGFPLSRYYEGMENSLLVGITEKRTKQQIGMLAESLEAVL; from the coding sequence ATGCCTTTTATTGCAAATACTCCGCAGCAGCAGAAACAGATGTTAAAGGAAATCGGTCTTTCGATGTCCGCTGGGGGATGCCTTACGGCAGATGGATTGTTTGCCGATATTCCGAAGGAATTTCTGGCGAAGGAATTTAAACTGCCGGAGGGGATGAGCGAGTTCGATGTTCGAAATCGACTTGCCGAGCTTGCGGGAAAGAATCATATTAACCTGACATGTTTTCTTGGCGGCGGTTTTTACGACCATTTCATTCCTGCCGCTGTTTACTCGATAATCGGCAGAAGCGAATTTTACACGGCTTATACGCCTTATCAGCCGGAAATTTCGCAGGGTACATTACAGGCGATTTTCGAATATCAATCCGTGATTTGCAGGCTTACCGAAATGCAGGCGGCAAACGCGTCGCTCTACGACGGCGGAACGGCTTTATATGAAGCGGTGATGATGGCGCTGCGCATCACGGGAAGAAATAAAATTATTATCGATGACAGCGTAAATCCGATTTATCGTGTGATGATACATTCATATACTAAAAATCTCAGTATCGACCTCGATGAAACGAAAAACGACGAGGGGCTTATTAACAGGAAAGAGCTTTTGAACAGGCTCGATGATAATACTGCCGCAGTGATTGTTCAGAATCCGAATTTTTTCGGCTGTGTCGATGATTTTACGGATATGGCTGAAGCGGCTCATAAAAAAGGCGCTCTGCTGATTGTTTCCTGTTATCCGATTTCGCTCGGCATTTTGAAAACGCCCGGCGCGATGGGCGCAGATATTGTTACCGGCGAAGGCCAGAGCCTGGGGTTGCCGATGAGTTTCGGCGGGCCGTACCTTGGATTTATGGCGACGAAAAAAGATTATGTGCGAAAAATGCCCGGCAGAATTGTCGGCAGGACGAAAGATAATAAAGACAGAACCGGTTTTGTCCTGACGCTGCAAGCTCGCGAACAGCACATCCGGCGCGACAAGGCGACATCGAATATCTGCTCAAATGAAGCTCTCTGCGCACTGACCGCTCTTGTATATATGTCGCTGCTCGGCAAAGAGGGCTTAAAGGAAACGGCGCAGTTATGTGCAGATAAGGCAAGTTACGCCTGGCAGAAACTGACGGCTATAAAAGGCGTAAAGCCGCGTTTCGGGGCAAAATGGTTTTTCAATGAGTTTGTACTCGATTTGCCTGCGAACGCGGCAGATGTGGCAGGAAAACTGATTGAAAAAGGTTTCGCCGCGGGCTTTCCATTGAGCAGGTATTACGAAGGAATGGAGAATTCACTGCTTGTCGGCATTACCGAAAAAAGAACCAAACAGCAAATTGGTATGCTCGCTGAATCGCTGGAGGCTGTGTTATGA